Genomic DNA from Panthera leo isolate Ple1 chromosome E3, P.leo_Ple1_pat1.1, whole genome shotgun sequence:
GGACGTGGCATTGGTTCTTTGAATTAGATGGAATTATGTATCCTCTTTCATTTATCTAGAggattatcattatttttatgtaaatcatCATCCTATAGGTTCCGAACTTTAGATTGAATTTAAAGGCAGTGATCTTTGGGCACTCGAAAATTCTCCCTGGAGGATTAGTACTGGTTTTCCAGGTAGTAAGTGTGCGGAGTACTAATATAATTGAGGacattaaatgtatttaatgcgGACAAAAATCCTCATAGATTATTGCAGCCTTAGCGGTAAAATCTGTTTCTATAATTGTGTATCTTCAAGGGAATTTAATATGGCcaatttttttctgctgtttaaaaaaatctatgcttATCCTGATATTTAATCACAACAGGCTATCAAGAAAGAACACGTTTACCTCTTTGGCAGAAGAGTTTTAAGTGGCTTATTTTTGAACAAAAAGTTAAATTgtggaaaatgtatttaaaagagtATTTGGGAACAAAAAATTTAACGtgcagatcattttattttttgaaaaaagtttagGAACCAAATGGTTTGTACATCCGGGATGTGCAAGCTGATGGGTTCAGTGTTGCCCGGGTATGTGTCTTAGCCAGAAACCGTGCGGTGAGTTACTGAAATTCCATGGCCTGTGCCACTTGGGGGTGCTATTTCAGGAGGTAAGCTAAGTCATGAAAGCCATATACAGAATGCCACATCTTCGCGGGGAGAAGTCGCTTCAAGTGCCCTTTGTACTTCTCACCGTAAATATTCCTGAGGTTCCTTTTGCAGATGTCCTGTAGGGATAAGGGTCTTTGAGATAGCTTTATGAGGGTTTCCCTTAAGAGGTGGAATTCTGGCAGCATGATTCCCGCAGGTAGAATTCCGTGGTTATTGGTCAGTCTCAAAGGATAAGAGCGATGAAGTAGCCTGGCCAGAAGCTCCGTGTCCCTTACGTTGGAACCGCGCTGAAGGTACATGTAGATGGGAGACTCCCCGTTTCTTGTTAATAGGTTGACATTTGCTTCAAATTCGAGCAAGAGATTGATAATTGCCTCTCTGCCTCCAAAACACGCCTCATGGATAGCCGTTTGACCTTCGTGGTCCCGGGCGTTCACTTGGGCTCCGTGAATTAGCAGCAAACGGATGCAGTTCACGCCCGCGGCCAGCGTTCGGCCTGCTTTGCTCGACGCCGTGCACACCGCCAGCTTCAGGGCCGTGTTCCCAGTGGAGGAGATGACGCAGTTAACATCTGCTCCGCAGGCAATGAGTGTTTCCATCATCTCCTTGTTGAGCATGTCTGCAGCCGTGTGAAGGGGCGTCATGCTGGATTCATTAACGGCATTGATGTGGGCACCATTTTGGGCTAAAATGGAGAGCACTGGATAGGTCCCGTAGGTTATGGCCAGGTGGAGGGGGGAgtgtttgttgctgttgtctaCCCGAGCGTTGACTTGGGCTCCGTGTTCGCACAAAATGCGGAGACATGTTACGGCATCGTTCTGAATGTCTGTCAGGATCCTTTGTATTCTGTTCCCCGGTTTTGTCCACGTGGTAGAAATGATCGGCCAGTGCAGCAGCATCAGGTGAAGTGTGGTAAGGCCTCTTGTGTCCCTAAAATAGTTATTCATCACAGATTATACTGTACCCACGAATGTCTGCGCTATATCCACAAGTATCTACACTGTATCCACGAATATCTATGCTGTGTCAACGAATGTCTATGCTATATCCATGAATACCTACATTGTATCTACACGAAGAATTAGTTTTCAAGAAGGGAATGTCTGTTTGAAGTAACTCTCCTCAACTACTTGGAAGAAGTGTTTGGAAATCTGCATGGCCGTTTAGTCCTCGGGGTATCACGGCGTTTTGGGGGGGACAGGGTGCTGCGCGTCACAGCATT
This window encodes:
- the ANKRD61 gene encoding ankyrin repeat domain-containing protein 61 isoform X2 encodes the protein MGNITKRGSRELVADGAKPLEEGPAAALHIRLYEAIMREDCAAIRVLLRSHPVNQPMTILANSTSYRLLLNQTQSIIPIHLAAKHRKAQSLLCLLEHGADPEVRDTRGLTTLHLMLLHWPIISTTWTKPGNRIQRILTDIQNDAVTCLRILCEHGAQVNARVDNSNKHSPLHLAITYGTYPVLSILAQNGAHINAVNESSMTPLHTAADMLNKEMMETLIACGADVNCVISSTGNTALKLAVCTASSKAGRTLAAGVNCIRLLLIHGAQVNARDHEGQTAIHEACFGGREAIINLLLEFEANVNLLTRNGESPIYMYLQRGSNVRDTELLARLLHRSYPLRLTNNHGILPAGIMLPEFHLLRETLIKLSQRPLSLQDICKRNLRNIYGEKYKGHLKRLLPAKMWHSVYGFHDLAYLLK
- the ANKRD61 gene encoding ankyrin repeat domain-containing protein 61 isoform X1 yields the protein MGNITKRGSRELVADGAKPLEEGPAAALHIRLYEAIMREDCAAIRVLLRSHPVNQPMTILANSTSYRLLLNQQTQSIIPIHLAAKHRKAQSLLCLLEHGADPEVRDTRGLTTLHLMLLHWPIISTTWTKPGNRIQRILTDIQNDAVTCLRILCEHGAQVNARVDNSNKHSPLHLAITYGTYPVLSILAQNGAHINAVNESSMTPLHTAADMLNKEMMETLIACGADVNCVISSTGNTALKLAVCTASSKAGRTLAAGVNCIRLLLIHGAQVNARDHEGQTAIHEACFGGREAIINLLLEFEANVNLLTRNGESPIYMYLQRGSNVRDTELLARLLHRSYPLRLTNNHGILPAGIMLPEFHLLRETLIKLSQRPLSLQDICKRNLRNIYGEKYKGHLKRLLPAKMWHSVYGFHDLAYLLK